The Rhodococcus triatomae genome includes a window with the following:
- a CDS encoding MlaD family protein, with amino-acid sequence MRTSQRTIYFEIVVFVTLAVVCSIYVVRTVGGPDPLGGSFGVVVEMEHATGMPADSEVSYRGVSVGKVDSVVLGDPGDPVELHVRIRHSARIPADATAAINQDAAAPVLKLELESDATAGPYLEDGAVIPGERTSVPVPFGEVLANFDALARTLDPDDLRVLSHELGVGFDGNTTDFATLVDDFSTIVRTLDTNQVNIRSLVDDSRVLFDENEDGIRAIPTIAQSLREITEQIRLSDPSIRTLLDHTPTILADQVSPLLRENQQSLAVLMANSSVSTRIVASRMPAVNALLVAVPNGFTALGSVVRDGRARLDLVTQVGPVCFYDTPRRSVQDTSPRELDRDRHCTDESGRVQQRGSQNVPRTGVTPVGDETGPVPAEPADQVAVTVYDPATGVRSAGDGSTVRIGGSGGQQQILGDRSWVALLLQGAQ; translated from the coding sequence ATGAGGACCAGCCAGCGCACGATCTATTTCGAGATCGTCGTCTTCGTGACACTCGCCGTGGTGTGCTCGATCTACGTCGTGCGCACGGTCGGCGGCCCGGACCCGCTCGGTGGGTCGTTCGGCGTCGTCGTGGAGATGGAGCACGCCACCGGCATGCCGGCCGATTCCGAGGTGTCCTACCGGGGGGTGTCGGTCGGCAAGGTCGACTCCGTCGTCCTCGGCGACCCCGGTGATCCGGTGGAACTGCACGTCCGGATCCGTCATTCCGCCAGGATTCCCGCCGACGCCACCGCGGCGATCAATCAGGATGCCGCGGCCCCCGTCCTCAAGCTGGAACTCGAGTCGGATGCCACGGCCGGGCCGTATCTCGAGGACGGGGCGGTGATTCCCGGTGAGCGGACGAGCGTCCCGGTGCCGTTCGGTGAGGTGCTCGCCAACTTCGACGCTCTGGCCCGCACCCTCGATCCCGACGACCTCCGGGTGCTCTCCCACGAACTCGGAGTCGGTTTCGACGGGAACACCACGGATTTCGCCACTCTGGTGGACGACTTCTCCACGATCGTCCGGACCCTCGACACGAACCAGGTGAACATCCGCTCTCTGGTGGACGATTCGCGCGTGCTCTTCGACGAGAACGAGGACGGCATCAGGGCGATCCCCACCATTGCGCAGTCGCTGCGTGAGATCACCGAACAAATACGGCTGTCCGACCCGTCCATACGGACACTGCTGGATCACACGCCCACAATCCTCGCGGACCAGGTGTCGCCGCTCCTCCGGGAGAATCAGCAGTCGTTGGCGGTCCTGATGGCCAACTCGTCGGTGTCGACTCGAATCGTGGCGAGCCGGATGCCTGCGGTGAACGCGCTTCTCGTCGCCGTTCCGAACGGTTTCACCGCACTGGGCAGCGTCGTCCGGGACGGTCGTGCCCGACTCGATCTCGTCACCCAGGTCGGCCCGGTGTGCTTCTACGACACTCCTCGGCGGTCGGTGCAGGACACCTCTCCTCGCGAGCTGGACCGGGACCGGCACTGCACCGACGAATCCGGACGCGTCCAGCAGCGCGGTTCGCAGAACGTCCCGCGCACCGGTGTCACGCCGGTGGGAGACGAGACCGGCCCTGTTCCGGCGGAGCCGGCGGACCAGGTCGCGGTGACCGTGTACGACCCCGCGACCGGCGTCCGGTCCGCGGGCGACGGT
- a CDS encoding MCE family protein, with translation MTNTPLVRTVAALAAVVPLSGCAAGFQHLEVGTAPPGDSYPLVLRFADAALLPVGGEVRIGQAVVGRVASMRVEDYTAVVEVRIRSDIALPEATGARIELTTPIGDAFVNLRVPPGDEGATLAPGATVDLSQTDRGPDIAQLLALVGNLLNGGGLGQIQSIVAESNAILGGREDAIGDLGRRVDGLLGTLEDRSSSIDTAIDSLADLSRQIGSETGTIDAALRAAAPAVDVLVGERARMLELTRTVHTLSVEVEEVLRRSGTQMSDVVAQLSPILDQIAATGPTLADTMGKVAVARDLVLRAAPGDYMNIDQVVEVDGTVLGVLSEVIPGAAPPVPPPAPAPHAAAPLPDIRGILQIVEGGLR, from the coding sequence ATGACGAACACGCCGCTCGTGCGAACCGTCGCGGCACTGGCCGCCGTCGTTCCCCTGTCCGGGTGCGCTGCCGGGTTCCAGCACCTCGAGGTGGGAACGGCCCCGCCGGGGGACTCGTACCCACTGGTGCTCCGGTTCGCCGACGCGGCGCTGCTGCCGGTCGGCGGAGAGGTGCGCATCGGCCAGGCCGTGGTGGGCCGGGTCGCCTCGATGCGTGTGGAGGACTACACCGCGGTGGTCGAGGTGCGGATCCGATCCGACATCGCGCTCCCGGAGGCCACCGGTGCCCGGATCGAGCTGACCACCCCGATCGGAGATGCCTTCGTCAACCTCCGGGTGCCGCCCGGCGACGAGGGCGCGACCCTCGCACCGGGAGCCACGGTCGACCTGTCGCAGACCGACCGCGGACCGGACATCGCGCAGCTGCTCGCTCTCGTCGGGAACCTCCTCAACGGTGGCGGACTCGGCCAGATCCAGTCGATCGTCGCCGAATCCAACGCGATCCTCGGTGGGCGGGAAGATGCGATCGGTGATCTCGGCAGGAGGGTCGACGGGCTGCTCGGAACACTCGAGGACAGGAGCTCCTCGATCGACACCGCCATCGATTCGCTCGCCGACCTCTCCCGGCAGATCGGCAGCGAGACGGGGACCATCGACGCCGCGCTCCGTGCCGCGGCACCGGCCGTCGACGTCCTCGTGGGTGAGCGCGCGAGGATGCTCGAACTCACCCGCACGGTGCACACCCTGAGCGTCGAGGTCGAGGAGGTCCTCCGGCGGAGCGGTACCCAGATGTCCGACGTCGTCGCCCAGCTGTCGCCGATCCTGGACCAGATCGCCGCAACCGGGCCGACGCTCGCGGACACCATGGGCAAGGTGGCGGTGGCCAGAGACCTCGTCCTGCGCGCCGCACCCGGTGACTACATGAACATCGACCAGGTCGTCGAGGTGGACGGCACCGTTCTCGGTGTTCTCTCCGAGGTGATTCCCGGTGCCGCACCGCCGGTCCCGCCGCCGGCGCCCGCACCCCACGCCGCCGCCCCGCTGCCGGACATCCGCGGAATCCTCCAGATCGTGGAGGGAGGTCTGCGATGA
- a CDS encoding MCE family protein, with amino-acid sequence MTAATKTTTATAATTATKWTRFGGFRTATAVAVVALIAAGFAGVHFLGSATSVRITAEFTRTDGVFAGNAVTILGVPTGRVESVIEAGPVVRVELSLPRETRVPADAHAWVVSPSVVSDRAVELGPGYVEGPSLEDGAVIPVERTHSPLTWDQLTDSINDLVVALGPETSGGGTELVSLAAHAVDGNGERFRDAVQQISGATALVAGESENLTELVTALSGLVGTLSANRDVVGSVTESLTSTARQFAAQRAGISESLTALTDVLGQVSALISAHGDTLTHDIAELGALTGAIAEKREQLAEIVDVSPTGFENVANLVTDEGRARIRLNVSTNLAQFPATKELCDELPIPLCQGPGLVNPIEFPPNLEGTDLRWLFEGGR; translated from the coding sequence ATGACTGCGGCGACGAAGACGACGACGGCGACTGCGGCGACGACGGCGACGAAGTGGACGAGGTTCGGGGGCTTTCGCACGGCGACGGCCGTCGCCGTGGTGGCGCTGATCGCCGCAGGCTTCGCCGGCGTCCACTTCCTCGGATCGGCCACCTCCGTACGGATCACGGCAGAGTTCACCCGTACGGACGGAGTCTTCGCCGGTAACGCCGTGACGATCCTCGGCGTCCCGACCGGCCGCGTGGAGTCGGTGATCGAGGCCGGCCCGGTGGTTCGCGTCGAGTTGAGCCTGCCACGGGAGACCCGGGTCCCCGCCGACGCGCACGCATGGGTCGTGTCCCCGTCGGTGGTCAGCGACCGAGCGGTCGAACTGGGGCCCGGATACGTCGAGGGGCCGTCGCTCGAGGACGGGGCCGTCATCCCGGTCGAGCGCACCCATTCGCCCCTGACCTGGGATCAGCTCACCGACTCGATCAACGACCTCGTCGTCGCACTCGGGCCCGAGACCTCCGGCGGGGGAACCGAACTGGTGTCGCTGGCCGCGCACGCGGTCGACGGCAACGGGGAGCGCTTCCGCGACGCGGTGCAGCAGATCTCGGGGGCCACCGCACTCGTCGCCGGGGAATCGGAGAACCTCACCGAACTGGTCACCGCCCTGAGTGGTCTGGTCGGCACGCTGTCGGCCAACCGGGACGTCGTGGGATCGGTCACCGAATCCCTGACCTCGACGGCACGACAGTTCGCCGCCCAGCGCGCCGGAATCTCCGAGTCGCTGACGGCACTCACCGATGTACTCGGTCAGGTCTCGGCGCTGATCTCCGCCCACGGGGACACCCTGACCCACGACATCGCCGAACTCGGCGCGCTGACCGGCGCGATCGCCGAGAAGCGGGAACAACTCGCCGAGATCGTCGACGTCAGCCCCACCGGTTTCGAGAACGTCGCGAACCTCGTCACGGACGAAGGGCGGGCACGCATCCGGCTGAACGTGTCGACCAACCTCGCCCAGTTCCCGGCCACGAAGGAACTGTGCGACGAACTGCCGATCCCGCTGTGTCAGGGGCCGGGCCTGGTCAACCCGATCGAGTTCCCCCCGAACCTCGAGGGCACCGATCTGCGCTGGCTGTTCGAGGGGGGCCGATGA
- a CDS encoding MCE family protein, which yields MNWLTVRHPVRAGVVCVVVAFGIVLAALAVPRATLVLRTHDYHATVANATGLQPGDTVNVAGVPSGTVSSLSVHGNTVDVTFRLARGVRLGDHSTADIKIVTLLGRRSLDVTPRGPGALEPGGHIPLARTTVPFTLDEISREGAATAEDVDLDRMRGMIDTLAEVTPRDPELVGDALTGISEVGAMITRNSERVQQVLDAARVTTRALADQQDVLVTLLGNADLVLATVNERRAVLTSLIADVEQLSTAARRFLVDNQVSNDAVLRQLHEVTATLRENETVLTDLLENFAPSVRYVTNATGNGNWLDLNSPSTLIGDNWLCKVQLVRGCR from the coding sequence ATGAACTGGCTGACCGTCCGCCATCCCGTTCGCGCCGGGGTCGTCTGCGTCGTCGTCGCGTTCGGCATCGTCCTCGCGGCGCTGGCGGTACCCCGGGCGACGCTCGTTCTCCGGACACACGACTACCACGCCACGGTGGCCAACGCGACGGGGCTGCAACCCGGGGACACCGTCAACGTGGCGGGGGTACCGAGTGGCACGGTGAGCTCGCTGTCGGTGCACGGCAACACCGTCGACGTCACGTTCCGGCTCGCCCGAGGGGTGCGTCTCGGAGATCACTCGACCGCCGACATCAAGATCGTCACCCTGCTCGGGCGCAGGTCCCTCGACGTCACTCCACGCGGGCCGGGCGCTCTCGAGCCGGGCGGTCACATCCCCCTGGCTCGCACGACGGTGCCGTTCACGCTCGACGAGATCAGCAGGGAGGGAGCGGCCACGGCGGAGGACGTCGATCTCGACCGCATGCGTGGGATGATCGACACCCTCGCCGAGGTCACTCCGCGGGATCCGGAGCTCGTCGGCGACGCCCTCACCGGGATCTCGGAGGTGGGGGCGATGATCACGCGTAATTCCGAGCGAGTGCAGCAGGTCCTCGACGCCGCGCGGGTGACGACGCGGGCGCTGGCCGATCAGCAGGACGTGCTGGTGACCTTGCTCGGCAACGCGGACCTGGTGCTCGCCACGGTGAACGAGCGCCGGGCGGTCCTGACCTCGCTGATCGCCGACGTCGAGCAATTGTCCACCGCTGCACGGCGATTCCTGGTCGACAATCAGGTGTCGAACGACGCCGTCCTGCGACAGTTGCACGAGGTCACCGCCACTCTGCGGGAGAACGAGACGGTGCTCACCGATCTCCTGGAGAACTTCGCGCCGAGCGTGCGGTACGTCACCAACGCGACCGGCAACGGCAACTGGCTCGATCTCAACTCGCCGTCGACGCTCATCGGCGACAACTGGCTCTGCAAGGTCCAACTGGTACGGGGGTGCCGATGA
- a CDS encoding MCE family protein, giving the protein MSSRAVVLGFGVFATLSLVCTVVMVSTLVNPVAGPSTTYRAVLSDATGLVAGSDVRIAGIRVGRVGGVELGENNDAVVSFDVEAEHRIPSDGRVVVRYADMLGSRALTLEPGDAGTTPTSFLAPGATIPLERTTPALDLTGVLGGFRPLFDALDPEQTNELATSLVQVFQGEGATVESVLRRTIEVASTLAAKDQVIDRMLVDLGGVLDEFARNRPDFAQMITSLDEFVNGLAQDRDDIGAALDSAGGLAAELAGLTDRLEPVLAPAVESVSAASRTLVDNREPIAQGVSAFDELFAALGAAASYGSWVNVYICNLSFDLVGHSLSLEGPERSAVCR; this is encoded by the coding sequence ATGTCCTCGAGAGCCGTGGTTCTGGGTTTCGGTGTGTTCGCGACGCTCTCGCTCGTGTGCACGGTGGTGATGGTCAGTACGCTCGTGAATCCCGTCGCGGGCCCCTCCACGACCTACCGGGCGGTGCTGTCCGATGCGACCGGGCTCGTCGCCGGCAGCGACGTGCGCATCGCGGGTATCCGGGTCGGCCGGGTCGGTGGCGTCGAGCTCGGCGAGAACAACGACGCCGTGGTCTCTTTCGATGTCGAGGCCGAGCACCGCATTCCCTCCGACGGCCGAGTCGTGGTCCGCTACGCCGACATGCTCGGCTCGCGAGCACTGACCCTCGAACCCGGGGATGCCGGAACCACGCCGACGTCGTTCCTCGCCCCGGGGGCGACGATTCCCCTCGAACGCACGACGCCCGCGCTCGACCTCACCGGCGTGCTCGGCGGATTCCGTCCGCTGTTCGATGCCCTCGACCCCGAACAGACCAACGAGTTGGCCACCTCTCTCGTGCAGGTGTTCCAGGGGGAGGGAGCGACGGTGGAGAGCGTGCTGCGGCGCACCATCGAGGTGGCGTCCACGCTGGCGGCCAAGGACCAGGTGATCGATCGGATGCTGGTCGATCTCGGGGGAGTGCTCGACGAGTTCGCCCGCAACCGACCGGATTTCGCGCAGATGATCACCTCCCTGGACGAGTTCGTCAACGGTCTCGCACAGGATCGCGACGACATCGGCGCCGCACTCGACTCGGCCGGGGGGCTCGCGGCAGAGCTTGCCGGCCTGACCGACCGGCTCGAGCCGGTCCTCGCCCCGGCCGTGGAATCGGTGAGCGCCGCGTCGCGCACCCTGGTGGACAACCGTGAGCCGATCGCGCAGGGAGTGTCCGCCTTCGACGAGCTCTTCGCCGCACTCGGCGCCGCGGCGAGCTACGGCAGCTGGGTCAACGTCTACATCTGCAACCTCAGCTTCGACCTGGTGGGGCATTCGCTCTCGCTCGAGGGGCCCGAACGTTCGGCGGTGTGCCGATGA
- a CDS encoding MCE family protein gives MRIREGRGGSRRGVHALLGAGSVLAAAAVYVFAFSLGSDVYVTRADVAVTVPAEAGALRTGSSVLYRGVEVGRVSAIDAATTSSLVTLGMDPGRLDRVPHDVQVRLMPRTVFGDYFVDLVDPPGRSESVRSLVAGDLLTPDRSDDALQLYQAFSTVYDLVSAVRPADLNVALTAVATALQGRGERIGESLETLRQLLVEAAPTIDRLGDDLDDVAMLTRQVSSAAPDLLRTLHDSITVSTTIVEKQDGLRGVLAAGAVTAEQVAGFTADNRERVITLVSDTAALGGALTAEPDRLSEIYEGLRTLVTDLPPALGQGPWLSTSLKLTVQDLRPYWREECPRYGETPGASCDRTAPHPFAHLLHPEVYGGASGPVGSPTERAQIEGVLGDGDLGGILGGPILRGTTVVN, from the coding sequence ATGAGAATTCGGGAGGGGAGGGGCGGATCCCGGCGCGGAGTGCACGCGCTGCTCGGTGCCGGGTCGGTGCTCGCCGCCGCGGCCGTGTACGTCTTCGCGTTCTCGCTCGGCTCGGATGTCTACGTCACCCGCGCCGACGTCGCGGTCACCGTTCCCGCCGAGGCGGGTGCGCTGCGCACGGGTTCGTCCGTGCTGTACCGCGGAGTGGAGGTGGGTCGGGTCTCGGCCATCGACGCCGCGACGACCAGCTCGCTGGTCACCCTCGGGATGGACCCCGGCCGTCTCGACCGAGTCCCTCACGACGTGCAGGTGCGCCTGATGCCGCGCACCGTGTTCGGCGACTACTTCGTCGATCTCGTGGATCCACCAGGGCGGTCGGAATCCGTGCGCTCCCTCGTCGCCGGCGACCTCCTCACACCGGACCGCAGTGACGACGCACTCCAGCTCTACCAGGCCTTCTCCACGGTGTACGACCTCGTGTCGGCGGTGCGGCCCGCCGACCTCAATGTGGCGCTCACCGCCGTCGCCACGGCTCTCCAGGGCCGCGGCGAACGGATCGGCGAGTCCCTGGAAACACTGAGACAGCTGCTCGTGGAGGCTGCACCGACGATCGACCGTCTCGGTGACGATCTCGACGACGTCGCGATGCTGACCCGGCAGGTGTCGTCGGCGGCTCCGGATCTGCTCCGGACACTGCATGATTCGATCACCGTGTCGACGACGATCGTGGAGAAGCAGGACGGACTGCGGGGCGTGCTCGCGGCGGGAGCGGTCACCGCCGAGCAGGTCGCCGGGTTCACGGCGGACAATCGGGAGCGGGTGATCACGCTCGTCTCCGACACCGCCGCCCTCGGGGGTGCACTCACCGCCGAGCCGGACCGGTTGTCCGAGATCTACGAGGGCCTCCGTACTCTGGTGACCGATCTCCCTCCCGCGCTCGGCCAGGGCCCCTGGCTCAGTACGTCGTTGAAACTGACCGTGCAGGACCTGCGCCCGTACTGGCGGGAGGAATGCCCCCGGTACGGCGAGACGCCGGGCGCGAGCTGTGACCGTACGGCGCCACACCCGTTCGCACATCTTCTGCACCCCGAGGTGTACGGCGGTGCGAGTGGACCGGTCGGAAGCCCGACCGAGCGTGCCCAGATCGAGGGTGTGCTCGGCGACGGTGACCTGGGTGGGATCCTCGGCGGCCCGATCCTCCGCGGAACGACGGTGGTGAACTGA
- a CDS encoding MlaE family ABC transporter permease, translating into MHRPLIIRGRRAGTRTVDSLERLGEQVAFHGRVVAGIPGTVARYWREVLRLVAQVAFGSGTLLAGGGSVVVIFGISFFAGSQIGLEGYRGLNLVGLAPLSGVMSAIANTREVAPLVAAIALAAKVGTGFTAQLGAMRISEEIDALDVMAIPSVRYLVTTRVLAAMLAVVPLYLVGLFASYVATAFSVIVVKGQSAGTYGYYFGLFLTPNDILLSVVKVLVFAVVVTLVHCYYGYTATGGPEGVGRAAGRALRTSIVFLAFTDVAMTMALWGLRPHIPGLMA; encoded by the coding sequence ATGCACCGGCCGCTGATCATCCGCGGACGACGTGCCGGTACCAGGACCGTCGACTCCCTCGAACGACTCGGCGAACAGGTGGCCTTCCACGGGCGGGTCGTCGCCGGGATACCCGGCACCGTCGCGCGCTACTGGCGCGAGGTACTGCGCCTGGTGGCACAGGTGGCGTTCGGCTCGGGAACCCTGCTCGCGGGCGGCGGCAGCGTCGTGGTGATCTTCGGGATCTCCTTCTTCGCGGGCTCGCAGATCGGGCTCGAAGGCTATCGCGGGCTGAATCTGGTCGGGCTCGCGCCGTTGTCCGGGGTGATGTCCGCGATCGCGAACACCAGGGAGGTCGCGCCACTGGTGGCGGCGATCGCGCTGGCGGCGAAGGTGGGCACCGGATTCACCGCGCAGCTCGGGGCGATGCGGATCTCGGAGGAGATCGACGCCCTCGACGTGATGGCCATTCCCTCGGTGCGCTACCTCGTCACCACTCGCGTGCTGGCCGCGATGCTCGCGGTCGTACCGCTGTACCTCGTCGGCCTGTTCGCATCGTATGTGGCGACGGCATTCTCGGTGATCGTGGTGAAAGGTCAGTCGGCCGGCACCTACGGCTACTACTTCGGACTGTTCCTCACGCCGAACGACATTCTGCTCTCGGTCGTCAAGGTGCTGGTGTTCGCGGTCGTCGTGACGCTGGTGCACTGCTACTACGGCTACACCGCCACGGGAGGGCCCGAGGGCGTCGGCCGTGCGGCCGGTCGCGCGCTGCGCACCAGCATCGTCTTCCTGGCCTTCACCGACGTGGCGATGACGATGGCACTGTGGGGCCTTCGCCCGCACATCCCGGGGTTGATGGCATGA